In the Juglans microcarpa x Juglans regia isolate MS1-56 chromosome 6D, Jm3101_v1.0, whole genome shotgun sequence genome, one interval contains:
- the LOC121235516 gene encoding subtilisin-like protease SBT1.5, whose product MASPPRTSLPPPATASSSTKYFCSSYIFPASTLCYSRGLLPAWLPKLAWPLTMFAGTQATTTLVAFDTVVADGVNFISLSVGVVFVPYYLDTIAIAAFRAYDSEVFVFASTGNDGLGALFVTNIAPWVTTIGAARACTIDKDFPADVKLGNRKIIPSVKCLWRVGFNSERERQRRRGVAVLNGLKRNGGWSENKTC is encoded by the coding sequence ATGGCGTCACCACCAAGGACTTCCCTTCCTCCTCCTGCAACTGCAAGCTCATCGACAAAATACTTTTGCTCTAGTTACATCTTCCCGGCCTCTACCCTTTGTTACTCACGTGGGTTGCTGCCAGCATGGCTCCCAAAGCTCGCTTGGCCTCTTACAATGTTTGCTGGAACTCAGGCTACTACGACCCTCGTAGCATTCGACACCGTAGTGGCTGATGGAGTCAACTTCATCTCCCTGAGTGTAGGCGTCGTCTTCGTACCATATTACCTTGACACCATCGCCATTGCCGCTTTTAGAGCCTACGATTCCGAGGTCTTCGTCTTTGCCTCAACTGGTAACGACGGTCTGGGTGCACTCTTTGTCACAAATATTGCTCCCTGGGTGACTACGATAGGTGCCGCCCGTGCCTGCACCATTGACAAGGATTTTCCCGCCGATGTCAAGCTGGGgaatagaaaaatcatacctaGTGTAAAGTGTTTATGGCGGGTCGGCTTTAACTCCGAGAGGGAGAGGCAGAGACGAAGGGGAGTTGCCGTGCTGAATGGGTTGAAGAGGAATGGTGGCTGGAGTGAAAACAAAACTTGTTGA